A single region of the Lycium barbarum isolate Lr01 chromosome 2, ASM1917538v2, whole genome shotgun sequence genome encodes:
- the LOC132627777 gene encoding probable strigolactone esterase DAD2, which produces MGQTLLDALNVRVVGSGDKFLVFAHGFGTDQSAWNRILPFFLRDYRVVLYDLVCAGSVNPDFFDFRRYTTLDPYADDLLNIIDALGIDRCAYVGHSVSAMIGILASIRRPELFSKLILIGASPRFLNDEDYHGGFEQGEIERVFSAMEANYEAWVNGFAPLAVGADVPAAVREFSRTLFNMRPDITLFVSRTVFNSDMRGVLGLVKVPCHIFQTARDHSVPASVATYLRYHLGGRNTVHWLNIEGHLPHLSAPPLLAQELRRALAHR; this is translated from the exons ATGGGTCAGACACTTTTGGATGCTCTAAACGTACGAGTCGTAGGTTCAGGTGACAAATTTCTTGTGTTTGCCCATGGGTTTGGCACTGACCAATCTGCTTGGAATCGAATTTTACCTTTTTTTCTCAGAGATTACCGTGTTGTATTATATGATCTTGTCTGTGCTGGCAGTGTGAATCCTGATTTCTTTGATTTTCGACGTTATACGACACTTGACCCTTATGCTGATGATCTTCTGAATATCattgatgctcttggtattgATCGTTGTGCTTATGTTGGACACTCTGTCTCTGCTATGATCGGGATTCTTGCTTCCATTCGTAGGCCTGAACTTTTCTCCAAACTCATCCTCATCGGTGCTTCTcccag GTTCTTGAATGATGAAGACTACCATGGTGGATTTGAACAAGGAGAAATAGAGAGAGTATTTTCAGCAATGGAGGCAAATTACGAGGCATGGGTTAATGGTTTTGCCCCTTTGGCTGTCGGAGCCGATGTTCCGGCAGCGGTACGAGAATTCAGTAGGACATTATTCAATATGCGACCAGACATAACGTTGTTCGTGTCGAGGACAGTGTTTAATAGTGACATGAGAGGGGTTTTAGGCCTTGTGAAAGTACCATGCCACATTTTTCAGACAGCAAGGGACCACTCTGTACCTGCTTCAGTCGCGACGTACCTAAGGTACCACCTTGGTGGGCGGAACACGGTACATTGGTTGAATATTGAGGGTCATTTGCCCCACCTCAGTGCCCCTCCCTTATTGGCTCAAGAGCTTAGGAGAGCTCTTGCTCATAGGTGA